A section of the Microbulbifer pacificus genome encodes:
- the birA gene encoding bifunctional biotin--[acetyl-CoA-carboxylase] ligase/biotin operon repressor BirA: MALRKSDEPAIPSTDLLSGRLRPLLTLLADGEVHSGASLGEVLGVSRAAVWKQLQKLEALGLRVESEKGRGYRLCDGLDLLDERAIRAQVSGLATPLLSELQVFDQVDSTNARMLAALDAGAGHGGVLLAEQQTAGRGRRGRTWQSPFASGISISIGWRFSGGVQQLEGLSLAVGVALARALARFDVPDVRLKWPNDVWCRGRKLAGVLLELSGDLTDRCAVVIGIGLNIRLPAAAAEAIGQPWIDLAEVRPGISRNALVAAMLDELLPLLATYPESGFSAWREAWQALDQFADAEVCLQSAQQRWCGIERGVDRSGALLLEIDGECRAFHGGEISLRPAGSDTP; the protein is encoded by the coding sequence TTGGCGCTACGTAAATCCGACGAACCTGCTATCCCAAGCACAGACCTGCTCAGCGGCCGGTTGCGGCCGCTGCTGACACTGCTGGCCGACGGCGAAGTGCACTCCGGTGCATCCCTCGGCGAGGTATTGGGGGTGAGCCGCGCTGCGGTATGGAAGCAGTTGCAGAAACTCGAAGCGCTGGGGTTGCGGGTGGAATCGGAAAAGGGCCGCGGTTACCGCCTGTGCGATGGCCTGGACTTGCTGGACGAGCGGGCCATTCGCGCGCAGGTTTCGGGGCTGGCCACGCCGCTGCTGAGCGAGCTGCAGGTTTTTGACCAGGTGGATTCCACCAACGCGCGTATGCTGGCAGCGCTGGATGCGGGCGCCGGCCACGGCGGGGTACTGCTCGCCGAGCAGCAGACCGCCGGCCGCGGGCGCCGCGGGCGCACCTGGCAGAGCCCGTTTGCTTCGGGGATCAGTATTTCCATCGGCTGGCGCTTCAGTGGCGGGGTGCAACAGCTGGAGGGGTTGAGCCTCGCTGTGGGGGTGGCCCTGGCACGCGCGCTGGCGCGGTTTGATGTACCGGATGTACGCCTCAAATGGCCCAACGATGTGTGGTGCCGGGGGCGCAAGCTGGCGGGCGTGTTACTGGAGCTGAGCGGCGATCTCACCGACCGCTGTGCGGTGGTGATCGGTATTGGCCTGAATATACGTCTGCCCGCGGCGGCGGCGGAGGCGATAGGGCAGCCCTGGATCGATCTCGCTGAGGTGCGCCCGGGTATTTCGCGCAATGCCCTGGTGGCCGCGATGCTGGACGAGTTGTTGCCGTTGCTGGCGACCTATCCCGAGTCCGGTTTCAGCGCGTGGCGGGAAGCGTGGCAGGCGCTGGATCAGTTCGCCGATGCCGAAGTGTGCCTGCAGTCCGCGCAGCAGCGCTGGTGTGGCATCGAGCGCGGGGTGGATCGCAGCGGCGCGCTGCTGCTGGAAATCGATGGTGAGTGCCGTGCGTTTCACGGGGGCGAGATTTCCCTGCGGCCCGCCGGGAGCGACACCCCGTGA
- the alr gene encoding alanine racemase, with protein sequence MSISEHEHEGLLTIDLGAVVDNYSWLRQHLVNGGRCAGVVKADAYGLGVGEVAPALYRAGCRDFFVATLAEGEQLRNLLPAEVTIYLLTGVRPGSEQRCAAANLVPVLVTIEQLRQWCALTASSGLAAPCALKVDTGMTRLGMGGDEFAQLLQMPELLAGANLQLILSHLACADEPDHPQNPAQLAVFNEFVSGLRRICPGVQASFANSSGICLGEAYHFDLVRPGSALYGINPLPGRKNPMRPVVSLRVPVLQQREITRDSAVGYGAAGHAAAGSWLAVVRGGYADGILRTQSGRGRGMAVAGDEKIAVPMLGRVSMDTCVFDISALSEDQRHRLEVIELLGDDWTVDDMATAAGTIGYEILTSLGRRYCRRYL encoded by the coding sequence GTGAGCATTTCGGAACACGAGCACGAGGGATTGCTGACCATTGATCTGGGCGCCGTCGTCGACAACTACTCCTGGCTGCGCCAGCACCTGGTCAATGGCGGCCGCTGCGCGGGAGTGGTGAAGGCGGATGCCTACGGTCTGGGAGTTGGCGAAGTGGCGCCGGCGCTTTACCGCGCTGGCTGTCGGGACTTTTTCGTCGCAACCCTGGCGGAGGGTGAGCAGTTGAGGAACCTGTTGCCCGCGGAGGTGACAATCTATCTGCTGACCGGCGTGCGCCCTGGCAGTGAGCAGCGCTGTGCCGCCGCCAATCTGGTTCCGGTGCTGGTCACCATCGAGCAGTTGCGCCAGTGGTGTGCGCTCACCGCTTCCAGTGGTCTTGCCGCACCCTGTGCGCTCAAGGTGGACACCGGCATGACCCGGCTCGGTATGGGCGGCGATGAATTTGCCCAGTTGCTGCAGATGCCGGAGCTGCTGGCGGGCGCCAATCTGCAGCTGATACTGAGCCATTTGGCCTGTGCCGATGAGCCAGATCACCCGCAAAATCCCGCCCAGCTGGCGGTGTTTAACGAGTTTGTCAGCGGGCTGCGGCGGATCTGCCCCGGGGTGCAGGCGAGCTTTGCCAATTCCTCCGGCATCTGCCTCGGCGAGGCCTATCACTTTGACCTGGTGCGTCCGGGTTCTGCCCTCTACGGCATCAATCCACTGCCCGGCCGTAAAAACCCCATGCGCCCGGTGGTGAGTCTGCGAGTGCCGGTGCTACAGCAGCGCGAGATTACCCGCGACAGCGCGGTGGGCTACGGCGCTGCCGGTCATGCCGCGGCTGGCAGCTGGCTGGCGGTGGTGAGGGGGGGGTACGCCGACGGTATACTGCGCACCCAGAGTGGTCGCGGGCGCGGAATGGCCGTTGCCGGCGACGAAAAAATCGCAGTGCCTATGCTCGGGCGCGTGTCCATGGATACCTGTGTCTTTGATATTTCCGCGCTCAGCGAGGATCAGCGTCATCGACTCGAGGTTATCGAACTGCTGGGCGATGACTGGACCGTGGATGACATGGCCACCGCTGCCGGCACCATCGGTTACGAAATTCTCACGTCCCTCGGGCGACGCTACTGTCGCCGCTATCTCTGA
- a CDS encoding ABC transporter permease — MSNKWNPGALLDGLAQMTPLLRKELLEAWRDRRALLMAICFSLMFPAALAGGTIFMVKKQSEDVTRVALIGAERAPLIGEQLQSSGLDVESLAEGDPRDLLAADYDLVLEVTDDFAQRYQDFRAPRLYLYVNSSDTGSGRAQRELQERLGALQQMIVTQRLSARGVAPQLLAPWRLETRDVSTPSSRGALILATVPGLLIMTLFIACLATAVDSSAGERERLSLEPLLVQPLAGWQIITAKTLAVASLGWLGSLLAIGALVLLMPVMPLAEFGIQQATTLAGVVAMGLVLLPLALLVAVVQILLALRSQSFKDAQTQLSILQIAPVVLLMVLDMAQIKLADSWQLLPLIGQQQWLKGLLVGDWVSPLWMLAGSAVTLALVVLAIMVGARALQRESLLSAS; from the coding sequence ATGAGCAATAAATGGAATCCGGGCGCACTGCTCGACGGACTCGCCCAGATGACACCGCTGCTGCGCAAGGAGCTGCTGGAAGCCTGGCGCGATCGGCGCGCACTGTTGATGGCGATATGTTTTTCCCTGATGTTTCCCGCGGCACTGGCTGGCGGCACCATCTTCATGGTCAAGAAGCAGAGCGAAGACGTCACCCGCGTGGCACTGATCGGCGCCGAGCGCGCGCCGTTGATTGGCGAGCAGTTGCAGTCTTCCGGGCTGGATGTGGAGTCGCTGGCCGAGGGCGATCCCCGCGATCTGCTCGCCGCGGACTACGATCTGGTGCTGGAAGTCACTGACGATTTCGCGCAGCGCTATCAGGACTTCCGCGCGCCGCGCCTTTACCTGTATGTAAACAGCTCCGACACCGGCAGCGGTCGCGCCCAGCGGGAATTGCAGGAGCGCCTCGGTGCGTTACAGCAGATGATCGTTACCCAGCGCCTGTCGGCACGGGGGGTGGCGCCGCAGCTGCTGGCCCCGTGGCGTCTGGAAACCCGCGATGTGAGCACCCCCTCGAGCCGCGGTGCGCTGATCCTGGCCACGGTGCCGGGCCTGCTGATCATGACCCTGTTTATCGCCTGCCTCGCCACGGCGGTGGACAGCTCCGCCGGCGAACGCGAGCGCTTGAGCCTCGAACCACTGCTGGTACAGCCACTGGCGGGCTGGCAGATCATTACCGCCAAGACCCTGGCGGTGGCGAGCCTCGGCTGGCTCGGTTCGCTGCTGGCGATCGGTGCGCTGGTACTGCTGATGCCGGTGATGCCGCTTGCCGAATTCGGTATACAGCAGGCCACTACGCTGGCCGGTGTGGTCGCCATGGGGCTGGTGCTGTTGCCGCTGGCATTGCTGGTGGCGGTAGTGCAGATCCTGCTGGCGCTGCGCTCGCAGTCGTTCAAGGATGCCCAGACCCAGTTGAGTATTCTGCAGATAGCGCCGGTCGTTCTGCTGATGGTGCTGGATATGGCGCAGATCAAACTGGCGGACAGCTGGCAGCTGCTGCCGCTGATCGGCCAGCAGCAGTGGCTCAAGGGGTTGTTGGTGGGTGACTGGGTATCCCCGCTGTGGATGTTGGCCGGCTCTGCGGTCACCCTGGCGCTGGTGGTATTGGCAATCATGGTGGGCGCCCGCGCGCTGCAGCGGGAAAGCCTGTTGTCCGCCAGTTGA
- a CDS encoding ABC transporter ATP-binding protein encodes MIRVDNISKSFAGKPVLRNLSFEVPDGRITALLGANGAGKTSCLRIVCGLLKADGGRVLVGNADPALDPRGARRQLGVVGDREGLYERLTVREYLDIFARMQGLSGKALAQALAAVREELELGALWDRRTKGFSQGERMKVSLARALVHRPQHLILDEPTRGLDVLAVRLLRKTLLRLRAAGTTILFSSHVMPEVAELSDRVLVMAAGQIVGAGTPEQLAAESGCSNLEDSFVALAYGQRPSVAIAQGEPA; translated from the coding sequence ATGATTCGCGTCGACAACATCAGCAAATCCTTCGCCGGCAAGCCGGTGCTGCGCAATCTCAGTTTTGAGGTTCCCGACGGTCGCATCACCGCTTTGCTGGGCGCTAACGGTGCAGGCAAAACCAGCTGCCTGCGCATCGTCTGCGGCCTGTTGAAGGCGGATGGCGGTCGGGTACTGGTGGGGAATGCCGACCCGGCCCTGGACCCCAGGGGCGCGCGCCGCCAGTTGGGGGTGGTGGGCGACCGCGAGGGGCTGTATGAGCGCCTTACGGTGCGCGAGTACCTGGACATTTTTGCCCGCATGCAGGGACTTTCCGGCAAGGCTCTGGCACAGGCGCTCGCCGCCGTGCGCGAGGAGCTGGAACTGGGGGCGCTGTGGGATCGGCGTACCAAGGGCTTCTCCCAGGGGGAGCGCATGAAGGTATCGCTGGCGCGCGCGCTGGTGCACCGTCCGCAACACCTGATTCTCGATGAGCCCACCCGCGGTCTCGATGTGCTGGCGGTGCGGCTGCTGCGCAAGACGCTGCTGCGCCTGCGCGCCGCCGGCACCACCATCCTGTTTTCCAGCCATGTCATGCCCGAGGTGGCCGAGTTGTCGGACCGGGTGCTGGTGATGGCCGCGGGGCAGATCGTGGGTGCCGGCACGCCGGAACAGCTGGCGGCAGAATCCGGCTGCAGCAATCTTGAGGACAGCTTTGTCGCCCTGGCCTATGGCCAGCGGCCAAGTGTGGCGATAGCGCAAGGAGAGCCGGCATGA
- a CDS encoding alpha/beta hydrolase, which produces MKKERVFDGRKRPIARGLRRWLGMSSLCVLAGTLTSVASMTQAESAAQVMPAPPASETCYVDGWAESLQCYRIPVSDDGKVALSVLVAPAVNGGQHEPLYLLAGGPGQAASDLARLLNPLRKLNRGRDIVMVDRRGGGRSDAFDCGLGVDAPSNVEQFVAKLAVCRINSGDRPLTINSRQTVADLEAVRKALGHARISLWGGSWGTRTALLYQQWYPESLQSLVLDGVAPIDTQVFLAATAAESALVELQQACSGDPVCAGFGDWRTQLDALLANWTDEQARNFPDPLTGKTVDEPLEAWVLAGAVRTALYDPGAAAQLPFAVDQAGRGNYVPLSGIVGLFAEMEGAMSMGLTFSVACAEEMNRISVEDIASDAAGTFIGDGFIRVFSEGCKVWPVPAQPYDAPQPRHHPVLLISGSADPITPPKYADEQLAYLDHKQHLVVQGGGHINSMRGCVPDLILEFLDHPQAELDQNCLGDIHRPPFTAGNFGPALLPELPEAGSRLAGEHQQEEDNAGPEMAGDVEGGQQ; this is translated from the coding sequence GTGAAAAAGGAACGCGTATTCGACGGAAGGAAACGACCCATCGCCCGCGGCTTGCGGCGCTGGCTGGGAATGTCCTCGCTTTGTGTTCTGGCTGGCACACTGACAAGCGTTGCCTCCATGACACAGGCGGAATCCGCTGCACAGGTTATGCCTGCGCCCCCGGCCAGTGAAACCTGCTACGTCGATGGCTGGGCAGAGTCGCTGCAGTGTTATCGCATTCCCGTCAGTGACGACGGCAAGGTGGCGCTTTCGGTACTGGTGGCGCCGGCGGTCAATGGCGGTCAGCACGAGCCGCTGTACCTGCTGGCCGGCGGCCCGGGTCAGGCGGCGAGCGACCTGGCGCGGTTGCTGAATCCCCTGCGCAAGCTGAACCGCGGACGCGATATCGTGATGGTCGACCGCCGCGGCGGCGGCCGCTCCGATGCCTTTGATTGCGGTCTCGGCGTGGATGCACCATCGAACGTCGAGCAGTTCGTGGCAAAGCTGGCAGTGTGCCGGATTAATTCGGGCGATCGTCCGCTGACGATCAACAGCCGCCAGACCGTGGCCGATCTGGAAGCTGTGCGCAAGGCGCTGGGGCACGCGCGTATTTCCCTGTGGGGCGGTTCCTGGGGCACACGCACTGCGTTGCTGTACCAGCAATGGTACCCGGAATCCCTGCAGAGTCTGGTGCTCGACGGCGTGGCCCCCATCGATACCCAAGTCTTTCTCGCCGCCACTGCCGCGGAGTCGGCACTGGTGGAATTACAACAAGCCTGCAGCGGCGACCCGGTGTGTGCAGGATTTGGCGACTGGCGAACCCAGCTGGATGCCCTGCTCGCCAACTGGACCGATGAACAGGCGCGAAATTTCCCCGACCCGCTCACCGGAAAAACCGTCGACGAACCTCTAGAGGCCTGGGTGTTGGCGGGCGCAGTGCGCACCGCACTCTACGATCCGGGTGCCGCAGCCCAGCTGCCGTTCGCGGTGGATCAGGCCGGTCGCGGCAACTATGTGCCGCTGTCCGGTATCGTCGGCCTGTTTGCGGAAATGGAAGGCGCGATGTCCATGGGGCTCACCTTCTCCGTTGCCTGTGCTGAGGAAATGAACCGCATCAGCGTGGAAGATATCGCCAGCGATGCTGCGGGTACATTTATCGGCGACGGATTTATTCGCGTGTTTTCCGAGGGTTGCAAGGTGTGGCCGGTACCGGCGCAGCCGTATGACGCCCCGCAACCGCGCCATCATCCGGTACTGCTGATTTCCGGCAGTGCCGACCCGATCACTCCGCCAAAATACGCCGACGAACAACTCGCGTACCTGGATCACAAGCAGCATCTTGTGGTGCAGGGCGGGGGGCATATCAATTCCATGCGCGGCTGCGTGCCGGATCTGATTCTCGAATTCCTCGATCACCCGCAGGCGGAGCTCGACCAGAACTGTCTCGGGGATATCCACCGTCCGCCGTTCACCGCGGGTAATTTCGGTCCCGCGCTGTTGCCAGAGCTTCCCGAGGCGGGATCGCGGCTCGCGGGCGAGCATCAGCAGGAAGAGGATAACGCCGGCCCTGAGATGGCGGGCGATGTCGAAGGAGGGCAGCAATGA
- a CDS encoding aldo/keto reductase: MQRVSSSLVPEFSFSRIAFGLWRLTDWNYTPRERVALFEQMLDLGVTTFDLADIYGDYRCEHFFGEALKLKPELRERMEIVSKCSIRLAGKASGARINHYDTSAAHVRTAVEASLRDMGIEQMDLLLLHRPDPLMDADALAAVLEQLVAEGKVKHLGVSNFLPHQVDLLQSRLTLPLVANQIEVSLLHSQPMFDGQLDHCQQHRIIPMAWSPFAGGRLFAGEDADSARVRSCLQQLCEARGLNPDVGVMQLALAWLLKHPSRMVPVLGSGNPERLIASLEALDLELDREEWFEMLRAGRGRDVD; encoded by the coding sequence ATGCAGCGCGTATCTTCTTCTCTCGTTCCCGAATTCTCCTTTTCCCGTATCGCCTTTGGCCTGTGGCGATTGACCGACTGGAATTACACCCCGCGCGAGCGCGTTGCCCTGTTCGAGCAGATGCTCGACCTGGGGGTGACCACGTTTGACCTCGCAGATATTTACGGGGATTACCGCTGCGAGCATTTTTTCGGTGAGGCGCTGAAGCTGAAGCCCGAACTGCGCGAGCGTATGGAGATTGTGAGCAAGTGCAGTATCCGCCTCGCTGGAAAAGCTTCCGGTGCGCGTATCAATCACTACGACACCAGTGCCGCGCACGTGCGTACGGCGGTGGAAGCCAGTCTGCGGGATATGGGGATCGAGCAGATGGACCTGTTGTTGCTGCATCGCCCGGACCCGCTGATGGATGCGGATGCGCTGGCGGCGGTGCTGGAACAGTTGGTGGCGGAGGGCAAGGTGAAACATCTCGGTGTTTCCAATTTTCTGCCGCATCAGGTTGATCTGTTGCAGTCGCGTCTGACACTGCCACTGGTGGCAAATCAGATCGAGGTTTCCCTGCTACATTCGCAGCCGATGTTTGACGGCCAGCTGGATCACTGCCAACAGCACCGGATCATTCCCATGGCCTGGTCGCCGTTTGCCGGTGGCCGGCTGTTTGCCGGAGAAGATGCGGACTCGGCGCGGGTGCGGAGTTGCCTGCAACAGCTTTGCGAGGCGCGCGGTTTGAATCCGGATGTTGGGGTTATGCAGTTGGCACTGGCGTGGTTGCTGAAGCACCCGTCGCGGATGGTGCCGGTGTTGGGGAGTGGTAATCCTGAACGTCTCATCGCTTCGCTTGAGGCTTTGGATTTAGAGCTGGATCGGGAAGAGTGGTTTGAGATGTTGCGTGCTGGGCGTGGGCGGGACGTGGATTGA
- a CDS encoding phytase — protein sequence MTRKTLIFSAAALALAVVLGGCGPQIDKTAAAQKPLTPQGALSLSNVVSSQLAPLVLGGADYLLLASEKRGLVLVSAEGEEKLALDGGKVERFALQQLEQDRWLIAVYDEDSAQLQLRLLDLEQGSPRIRYLAAMATTAPQVALCFSRQAERTHLFAIDENGLGQEYVVHPREQAWEFTGVRPLYFGEQVSSCTVDDHSGKLLVAQPPLGIWSLNSDAEMDEDRQVFATPAELGDGEFGGLWLDSASGNLWLTSGERVLAFNINVPGKPHFVESLADMEPVSAAVQRGSLLALEEESDRVQQFAVKLPEPAAEIQAFRGPVEIPRVRASGQTAPVQSGGDAADDPAIWVNPANPSASLILGTDKKSGLSVYKLSGELVEHFPVGRVNNVDLRPIQHGKYVAIAAASNRTDPGISLFGITGEGKVEDLGLRSLDMGDPYGLCVYRRGADLMAWVSDKDGPVQLLQIVPGEGNVDWRLQKVAELDVKSQVEGCVVDDEMQMLFFGEEDGGIWRLDIAAFLAGEAKPQLIAPVDGERLAADVEGMGLYHAGDNSYLVVSSQGNNSYALFSRDGSQFVGHFKVDINLDKSLDGSSETDGLEVSSASFGDQYPQGLLVVQDGRNRMPSQTQNFKLVSWADIAETLQLK from the coding sequence ATGACGCGTAAAACATTAATTTTTTCCGCTGCGGCGCTGGCTCTGGCCGTTGTGCTCGGTGGCTGTGGCCCGCAGATCGACAAGACGGCAGCGGCCCAAAAACCCCTGACACCCCAGGGTGCGCTGTCCCTCAGCAATGTGGTTTCCAGCCAGCTGGCACCCCTGGTGCTGGGTGGTGCCGATTACCTGTTGCTGGCCAGTGAAAAGCGCGGCCTGGTGCTGGTGAGCGCCGAGGGCGAGGAAAAACTGGCGCTGGATGGCGGTAAGGTGGAACGCTTTGCACTGCAGCAACTGGAGCAGGACCGCTGGTTGATCGCGGTCTACGACGAAGACAGCGCACAGCTGCAGTTGCGCCTGCTGGATCTGGAGCAGGGCAGCCCGCGCATCCGCTACCTGGCCGCCATGGCCACTACCGCGCCGCAGGTGGCGCTGTGTTTCTCCCGCCAGGCGGAGCGCACGCACCTGTTTGCCATCGACGAAAATGGTCTCGGCCAGGAGTATGTGGTGCACCCCCGTGAACAGGCCTGGGAATTTACCGGCGTGCGCCCGCTGTATTTCGGCGAGCAGGTGTCCTCCTGCACCGTGGACGACCACAGCGGTAAACTGCTGGTGGCGCAACCGCCGCTGGGCATCTGGAGCCTCAACAGCGATGCGGAAATGGATGAAGACCGCCAGGTATTCGCTACCCCTGCGGAGCTGGGCGACGGCGAGTTCGGCGGCCTGTGGCTGGACAGCGCCAGTGGCAATCTGTGGCTGACCTCCGGCGAGCGGGTGCTGGCGTTCAATATCAATGTTCCGGGGAAACCGCATTTTGTGGAATCTCTTGCAGATATGGAGCCGGTTTCGGCGGCGGTACAGCGGGGTTCCCTACTGGCCCTCGAGGAAGAGAGCGATCGCGTGCAGCAGTTTGCGGTGAAACTGCCGGAGCCCGCGGCGGAAATACAGGCCTTCCGCGGGCCGGTGGAAATCCCGCGGGTGCGCGCGAGCGGCCAGACCGCGCCGGTGCAGTCCGGTGGTGATGCCGCCGACGACCCTGCCATCTGGGTCAACCCGGCCAACCCGTCCGCGAGCCTGATCCTCGGCACCGACAAGAAAAGCGGACTCAGTGTCTACAAGCTGAGCGGCGAGCTGGTGGAACACTTCCCGGTCGGCCGTGTGAACAACGTGGACCTGCGCCCGATCCAGCACGGCAAATATGTCGCCATTGCCGCCGCCAGCAACCGCACCGATCCGGGTATCAGCCTGTTCGGCATCACCGGCGAGGGCAAGGTGGAGGACCTGGGGCTGCGCAGTCTGGACATGGGCGATCCTTACGGCCTGTGTGTATACCGTCGCGGTGCCGACCTGATGGCCTGGGTATCAGATAAGGACGGTCCGGTGCAGCTGCTTCAGATTGTCCCCGGTGAGGGCAATGTGGACTGGCGCCTGCAAAAGGTTGCCGAGCTCGACGTGAAGAGCCAGGTGGAAGGCTGCGTGGTGGACGACGAGATGCAGATGCTGTTCTTCGGTGAGGAAGACGGCGGTATCTGGCGCCTCGATATCGCCGCGTTTCTCGCCGGCGAAGCCAAACCGCAGCTGATCGCGCCCGTGGATGGCGAGCGTCTCGCCGCGGATGTCGAGGGCATGGGCCTCTACCACGCCGGCGACAACAGCTATCTGGTGGTGTCCAGTCAGGGCAACAACAGCTACGCCCTGTTCAGCCGCGACGGCAGCCAGTTTGTCGGCCACTTCAAGGTGGATATCAACCTCGACAAGAGCCTTGACGGCAGTTCGGAAACCGACGGTCTGGAGGTGTCCAGTGCGTCCTTCGGCGACCAGTACCCGCAGGGCCTGCTGGTGGTACAGGACGGCCGCAACCGTATGCCGAGCCAGACACAGAACTTCAAGCTGGTGTCCTGGGCGGATATCGCCGAGACCCTGCAGCTGAAATAG